The segment ttttctaataaattaatcgTTCGTTAATTAGTTTGGATTAGcatttaacaattattatattttatttccttcgcCAATTTTCTTAAGAACTAGAGTACGTTAGAAATTTGAATTGCATAACCTATCAATTATagcataaaaattaataaataaaaatgattaataaaaatagttaatCATAGCaacatatttaaacaaaatatgtatatatgggtttatttataaaaactatgtataatatgtataatgtatatgtaggttttatttataaaagtaattatattttcgaataCTATTTGAAATACTACCTAAGCACAAgactatttttaaataaatagttacgttatcgataaattacaataatctgttaaattatacattgttTTCAACTAATAGttagaggaagaaaaaaataagaattagtAATGTCTGCCATGCGTTGCTGTCTACTGAAATTTACAATGTTTCTTCGACTTTCGTGGTTTAAGCCTAAGCGAACCTATCAACACTTCGTGAAACATTCTCTAAAGCTGGGAAGGGAAATCTTTTGGTACGAGCACCATATGGTAGAGCATGATGATTCTTTCGAAggaaatactataatatatggatacatttgtacatatttACACACAACGTATTGCTATTTAAAGCATTAACACAATTTTCTTTAAtgacattttcttttaattttatttatccattcccatatttatgtttaccatgattaatagaattaaattataatgtaaCTAAATCAACGTAATTGTAAGTTAAATCATGATCAATTACATTAATCAAATACAATTGGCGTGGAATTCActacaatataattataataatacaccaacatttataaaataaaaaaaaatatacagaggTTCTGATATTCGCTATTCAAGGTTTCTCAGAAACGATAGAACATTtgtaatctttttaatttacaaataatatactTTGATAATGGCGTGCTATACTTTTGCATATTGATTGATATAAGgcagtaatatttaaaattcttaggGAACGGTACGTGTGTTTCATTCGCGGTTTCATAAACATGTCTGTAGCTTATAGCTTCCGCAAGTACAGAATTGTTTACTGCCTCTTATTAAAGCACGTGCGAAGGTTGCgaaaatttaaagtaaaatgcaaaaatttGTTCGTTATGAAGAACACATACTTAGAAATCGcgtaacgtaatacgtatATCCGTTAATCTGATCATAAACCGGAAGAGGAATTGTTTTTAAtgaacatatgtatattaagaACGTGAGATCGTAGCTGcaatttaattgtattaaaaatttaggTAGGATATCGTCATGTATTCAGGAATGATAATCTGGATTTCCACCGTTGCTTATTTATTTTGCAGTTTGAAAAGCTGTTATAGTCTGGATTGCAATGGCGCTAAAATAGTGACTTACGGTGAACCTTGCGTTAAGGCTCGCCGACTCCCTTTTCAGATCCAGgtgcaattaattaattaattaatagaaatttattttgtaatttcagcAAAGAATATCTATCATATCATcttgcaataaataataaaaataatttcagagACCTAAATCGTGTTCCAAAGAGGAAAAGGCACCTGTGTCGTTGAATTTTAAAGTAGTTACCGATATGTATACTCAGCCTCGTCATATTGAATATCCAATTTCAGTCGACATGCCGACTACTACTTCGTCACCATCAGAAAAGCTTAGAATGAAAGATACTTTACGTGGAGAAGTTTATACGTACAATACTTACGTTCCTCCCGCTGGTAATCCTTCACCACCTTCAAAGAATTATAACTTTCAAGTTGAAAATCCAATTACAGCAAACGAGTGAGTATCCTAATCGTAATTTCATCCTGATCgtccaaattttttaaaaaacataaaGCGAGATAAACTTTTTCAGCGTTACATCTGACGATGAATGCGAAACCACAGTTAAACGACTGAAAGGACTTCAATCCCGAATTGACCGAATACTCGTTCCTGCGTGTGAAGTTTCATCGTTATCGTGTTCATAAATTTTGATAccatgaaattaatataaaacagataaagtaatgcaataaaatacaataacaaCACTAAGGTACAAAagcgttaaaataaatttgatatgataaattatgtttttccTTATCCATTTCACTTGACATTTGTCGTGAAATGCGCGTAAGTAATCACTGAAGAACTAAATAcgtgctttttttttatttcttgaatatatatgtatacgtaagGTTACACTTTCATCAATGATATCTCATTTAATCATCTTAACTTTTGAAACTGCGCACCGTGTGCGTGCGATTTACTAAAATAAGATATCAATCGTCTGAATATATGAAGCCGCCTTCATCGGCCAAAACCAGTGAGTGCATTCTTGATTGGAAGAATGAAGAACAAGTGCTCGCGTGTCTTTTTGTCGTACGTGGTATTATGTACCGCGACATTTATTGCTGCTAGTGAAAATCAAACTGTCATAACAACAGCAATTAGGAACAGAATACGTAATCCTTTATCTGAATTACTCCAGGATGACTTACCTATTGTCTTACAATCTTTGCAATTATATACAACGTCGGCAGagaaggaaatttttaatagagaGGATAGAGGTAGccgaaagataaaaaatgaagtGGCAGAAGATGATCTggtgattttttatttcgtatttttcgttttgtaTCGTTAGAAcaatttatcaataaaaattaaacatttttagaaGCTTACAGATAACTCAAAGAAGTTGTCAAAGCGTGAAGTAACAGATTCATTGACTTGGGAGTTTTCTAAAACTAAATTCGAGCATTCAGAATCTTCTCCACAGGATCCATTAGAGAGTCATTCCTGTGAGACAGAGGCTGCAGGCCATGGTCACAGACATAAAGTTGGAATTATTGTTcatgaatatttttgtgaacTGAACAAGTTCTTTCATTACGTTGTAGACGCTGGGCAAAGTTTAAAGCCTGAATCTCCGTTGATTCACTTACTGAACATAACTGAagatgcaattttatttactgGACTTGAAGATCTACCTGAGTTAATAGAAATCGGAGTAACGCGCCTTGAAGCAATTTTAAAACACCCCGAGAAATTAGAAACgctattgaatattataagaaaatcTTTTCGTATCGTTACTCCTATTTTGAAAAGCGTAATTAGGTTGAAAGATTGCACTATAAAGTTTGTCGCTCATATTCAAGatctttctaattattttaaacttgattatgaatatattgctggtattttaaaagaatttgagAACAAAGTTTTTACCTTCATCAATACCGCATTAAGTTTCATTCATGGATGCATATTAAATCCTATAGAAGAAACagcaaatttatttacaaaggCAATCGTGTGGCTGGAAACGACAATCAGTTATTTGATAGATTACGTTCAACAAAAATTCTATCGGCATTTATCACTTTTGGAAGAAGCTATTGATATTTTACAAGCATTGTATAACGGATATACTGCTTCTGGGTTTTCGAAAACTttaaatatactgttacaAGTTCTGGGATTGTGTAAAAGTCCTACAACAAGTGAAGGAAGTTTGCCAATTGCTGCTTCTTCTCAAATGTCACAAAGCAGTATTTCAGGATTACTTTCGaatgaaaagaattaattattcatcattttttatatcagTAATTACAATTCGTTTATCAATTTCtacatgtaatttataattgaaaattgtaatatcCTGTCGAATTCTAATCTCTGCTACAAATTTAGTATCTACTTActtgtatttttcatattatttattataatttagtaTATTATAGTGATTCATAATGACGATCAGAATATGTCTCTTTTAGGATCTACATTCCTTTCgttaattagaataattttcgaattctTATCTTCGTCGCAATTAACTTTTTCTCATGActgttaaaaaatgtttcaaatttaataatttattatacttacTATATGTAGCAActgcatgtatatatatatatattaaaattgtttattcgCGTAAGTGCTGAAATAAAGatattacgtattaaaaatattattcgaatcGCATTCTCTACCGCTATTGCgcataattttgtttatactAAAGAACTTTCGAGTTTCCAAGGGTCGACAAAAATTCCATATTGACGAGATATTCCTTATTTTGTACTCGATCCTTGAAagattattcttatttttgtaaatcCAACCATACAAACAGAAAACCAGATACGTAAAAGcaagaaaaataatagtttTACCAATAGCGAAATAAAACTCAAGCAATTTAAAGAGTAACTCTGCGAAcactttttatacaaatatatttacttatattgCATTAGTTGATTTCAATTACGATGTAAAACATGATGACTACCTAATGTGTTTATCGCTAGGATGCATCATTAACTTGGCAAAGTATACAAAAACAATACTTTTTAAAAGATCCAGGAAATGGAAATACGTTGATTACACAATTTCCGCAAAACGTAGATAAAGCGTAGTGAAAAACGCAAATCATGACGTAGCATGGAATAATTACTTGATTTCATGAAAAGTGGCCACTCGGTCGAAGAGCTGTTCATTTTGTTTCAGTAGAGCGAAGAAGAGCAACGTGTGCGAGTCGTGTCGCTTAGCTGACGATAAAGAAATTGAGAATAACTTAGAAGTATAGAGGCTTAAGTGGTTATTAGCGTGATCTTTGATCTTAATTCGTTTTATCGTAGTAACAAACCTCGCACGAAGCTTTCAAAGCAGTTTACTACCGTCTCTCTAATAGAAACTGTCACATTCTTTTGACCAATAGTCCTGACAGAAAAGAACAAAGATCGATTACATTATGGCTCGATATCTCTTCTTATTCGTTTTTCTGTTTGTCTGCCTAGTTTATGTGTTACAGGtaggtaaaatattttcttaaaaaattaaattgaatgtaattaaatttggTTAATGGTTCGTAACTGAAGATTCTTATAATTCATTTcggtaatttatattaatatctagGCTACTCCAGTACCCGAAGATACACCACAATCAAATCCACAAACTCAAAGTGCTCTTGACGATCTAACGAACAGAGCGAAGAAGATATTCGATGATGCGAAAGGAGCATTTGAAAATGCGGATTTTAATGGCGCCTTAGAGAAAGCGAGATCAGCTATTGGACAGGCTACTGACAATTTTCGAAAAGAGATAGAGAAACTTACAAATAATAAGCGTAAATAATCGTTCGATCAAATTGTTGTTCATAACTAACGTTTCTCTACTATGGATTTATAAATCAGTACAATTacctttttttaataaaaaggtccaacaattttctaacgtttctttattaatattgtattttcattCGCAAATAACAGATTGCATCATTCTtgttaaatttgtaatatgtaTAAGTACTTATGTATAAAGATCTTTTAAAAACAACGTTAATTTTAACGcaagtattaaaataaaaaatagtatttaCGCAACCAATACATAAATAAGGCGTGCTTTAATGAATCCATGATTTTCCATGATATCATTATGTATCATTGaacataaattttgaaaataaaataaaaaagataagtATGTATATCTAATCGTCAATTCACTTTCGTTGCATTCTCTCATCCTTTAAAAATATCACtgttaaaaagttattaacgcttaaaattatataacttcGAACGTCCtatatgtagaaagaattatatCAACACCATGAAATATCGTTACATAAACTTTTCCTGTCCTCATAATACCACCGATAAGGTCATGCGTCCCATCAGTACATAACACATTGAAAccgaaaatatatgtaaattatatattcaaataaacGTGATAATCTACATTTATTATCAATCATTATCAGTTGATATGTACATCATCGTGTACATTTTGATACAGAATAAATATCAAACGAAGTTTAGAATGAAAATCGGGTGAAAGTGTACGAATGTGTTGCAAATAATAGAATCAAAATGGTCATAGGTCAAGGCTTCTATTGACCGACAGTACACATATAGATAACCAGCTGTTCCATATGGACTTTGAAGGAATGATTCCGTAGCATCAATAGTACACATGCAACAGAAGAATCAACAGTGCatcgatagaaatttttcCACAAGACCTTGTCCTCTTGACGTAACTTCCTATGAATGcatcttatacatatttaacagCAAACTTCAAAGATCAAAAATGTGATTAAGTAACTGCTTGGTAGAGGAGCTACtctttcttgaaatatttttaaatatcaaattccTGAACATAGTATTTATGTTCGTGATAATAATGGTTGGAAGAAGATATATAAgctaatataaatgtaaatttggtagttttgatatttttgtgaatttcAATCCTATTTAATTGCTAAGATAATGTAATATCTCCGCAGAGAGAAATGCAATGCCTTGAAATTCATGAAACTTCGTTCTTATCTTGAACTTTAACTCGagaatatcaatataaaatcGACTAtcggagagaaaaagaaaaaatatataatcacTTATCATAACTTAACGAATATATCGCAACATTTACTTAACCATGTTCTTATTTGatgaagaaaaaacaaaattaaattgaattattcatCCCAATCTTACGCACCAatgctataaaatatttattcataaacATGTATTAACCTATTTTCAAATAGTATCTTTAGTAAATATTAAGTTGTAATCAAATTCTTCTCGTTATTAtcttttgaataaataattgaaaaactgaatgaaattaaaagttaacGAGAAGAATCCTCAAGACTTTCTTTTGAAAGCGTCTAAAGAGGAATGTTAAAATCACAATTCATCATCGTTTTAATGAGATAATTGGCTTGCCCTCGTGCACCCTTGATAAGAATCGCCTATAAAAGTAGTAGCTCGTGTAGCCAGCACATCAGTTACTTTCTAGTTGATTTACAGTGAAtctaagaaaaatgaaaaccaTTTTGACGATCATCTTCGCTATTGCACTGGTCTCGGAAGCTAAAGTTGCTCCGTCCAGTACAACCAATTCTCAAGGATCTCCTGAAGTTCAATTGACCGAACTTATAAACCAGGCTCAAACGAACATCAACAATTTAGCCAAACAAATTCAGGAACAATGGAATATCCCCGATCAAGAGACTATTGTAAAAACTGTCAAGGAACAGAGCACCAACTTCATTACCAATATCCAAAGTTACATGAAAAACATTACTGAAGAGGTAAtaattaactatttagttAACTGAACTTGATTTAATATGTTTAGAAACTTAGTTTCtatgaaacaatattttttaattgtatcatTTTGAGAAATACAaggatataaaaaaagtaaataaaatttgtggcTTAGGCTTACAAAAAAAAAGTGTAATAAGAATTCAAATATTGTTTACGTTTATTTAGGTCAAGACTAAGACCCCTGAATTGGAAAGACTATGGGACGGCGTTAAGGTCAAGCTTAACAAAGTCGTTGAAGATATTAACAGCGGAATTCCGAACGCTCAGCAACAAGTCAATGAATTACAAACTAAATTCCAAGAAGGAGTTCAAACTGTACTCAAGGAATCTGACAAAGCTGCTAAATCTCTGGGCCAACATTCTGGAAAAATCCAGGAAGATCTCGCGAAATTCACGAAACAGGCTGTTGACATTGCCGTGGAAGCAACGCAAAATCTAAACAATCAACTTCAGGCCGCCGCAGCTCAGAAAAGCTGAACAATCAAATTTCCTCAGGCTTGAAAATGTATTAACTAcatgaagaaagagaagaagttcaacaaaatttttcaataatcaactctgtgaaaaatatatattcttacaaTTTCGCTACAGATAGGTTTATTTTTGTTCATTctcaattattttgtattatatattgtaagttAAATACAGGCAAGCTAATaagttaaattaattgaaatttcgtcATTCTTCCATTCTACCGTTTcatcaattaatattttgacgagtataataataataataataataataataataataataataataataataataataataataatatatatgtatgaatgtaaaaagaacaaaaatgtatgtatcatTCAACCAACTTTTGAAAGGATACGACGATCGATTGTGACATAATGATTGTGCTTACAGAAGAAATTGCTTAATCATTTGAAATAATGCATTGcttaatattaaacatataaaCCATTTATTTAACGTCAGCAAATACCAtccgatgaaaaatatatggataagagaaataaattcatCAAGAGACTGGCATATATTAAATAACTGTAAGAACGTTAACTAAGTAGATTGCATTGAGAATACAATCTCATTCACTTTTTGTTCATCGACATTTTTAGTACTATTGATCTCTGATACtatttttgtacatataaTTACACATATAATTGatttggaaaaaatgaaaacgtcCTTATTACTtctttttgcaatatttttggtAAGTAACACTATACCttgattataaattattcagaGGTGTATATCGTTATTGAATTGTTCACTAGATGATGATGATGAGTacagagaaaatatttgcgaGGGAACAAAGTGCCTCATCAGAACTTTCAAATGCCTTATCGAGCCGTTCAACTGACCGTACTgatagagagaaaaagataaataaggGATTTGAATGGATGATTCAAGGCGTACATATCTTGGGTCAAATGGATGATTTCATTTCCGATAGAACGAAgaatattattcgaaaattgCACACAGTTTATAACGAAAATCAGAGATGAGAAAAATAGAGATGCGTATGGACAAGTTGATCGaagtttaaattgaaattattaaatatataacatatcaaatttttttaaaccgactgaaatataaatatgttatagaatattttgaaaaatataattcaaattaaaagttttcGAATAATCTTCAATAACAAAATCCTTCCTAAATATATATGGattactataaataataattaaaactgCATTTTCACCagaaaaggaaatttcaatgaaaataggTTCTTTAAGAAAGAGCATTGCGAATGATCTTTGTCAGAATTTGCAATAATTTCTCACTAGGTGGCGACTGTATTTGACAGTCACCGGGATCAGGTTGATCAGGCGACTTGTGCTAAGTTTTATCGTTTACCACATgttgattaattaaatagaaatacaatttCGTGGCCGAAATCATTATTTGGGGCTACCGTTGTTCGTTTCTTAACTCCGTCAACGCAAAAATTCCATAAAGGTGATTTCCTGCGTAAAGAGAACGGAGTTACGTCACGCACTAGCAAGATATCGTGTGTCGAGTAGACTGTATTCCCCCGTACCTCTCTTCGAATACAAAGTGTTCCTGCTTTCTTTGCTTACACTCTTGTGTCTGTCAAAATCCGAAAGTCACGCACGCGCTAGACTTTCGCGAACGAGTGTTTAGATAACCATTGGAGCATAACCTATAAACGATTGTAATTCGAAAACCGATCGTGAATGTTGGTAGTTGTTGCAGCTAATATCTCCTGTCAATCATTTTGGggtcgaaaaatatttgaaattgaaattttaaatatctaacAAGGAGTTCgttaaaggagaaaaaaatcgTTAATACCTCCCTGCGTTGGGATATtcgatcgaaaatattttttaacgttaagTAGTCACCGGGAAATTAGTCAAAATTCCGGTCCCCACTAGGAAACGAGAAGGTCCGCAACAAACCGGCGGCAGAATTCCACCAACCACTGGCGAAGAATCCTCGTCGAGTGGCAAAATGAATAGCAAAAGAAAGAATCGTTCAAACACAAACAGgtacctttttcttttgtttcattataTATCTTCCATATCCTTCTTTACCCCTTTCAaactgaataaattttaaatgttcaACTACTAAACTTTTTCGTTTCTTGATATTTAAAGACAATATTGGCtttataaatatgattttatttttagatcaCCACGTGCTCGTGGTCCACAAGAAAGATGTGTTGCTGCTGAAGGGGTATATAATAATGCCCATTTTATGCATGCCGTAACCAGTCATGTTGGCAATATTGTACAGGTAATAGAGTTATTTGATAAGAATAAGCAAagacaatatttttttctgactttcttcattaataaaacatataaaatataaattttgtaagctcttttcatatttattgtaatatatttgtattatcgCAGATTCAAACATTAAATGGTTCAACGTATGAAGGTATTTTTCGCACTTTCTCAAGCCAATTTGATGTTGTCTTAGAAATGGCACATCGTGTGGAAGGTACAGGAAAATTCAGTGTAGAAAGTGTagtagagaaattaatttttaaaccaCAAGATATTATTACT is part of the Bombus fervidus isolate BK054 chromosome 7, iyBomFerv1, whole genome shotgun sequence genome and harbors:
- the LOC139988715 gene encoding uncharacterized protein isoform X2 gives rise to the protein MNICILRTLKSCYSLDCNGAKIVTYGEPCVKARRLPFQIQRPKSCSKEEKAPVSLNFKVVTDMYTQPRHIEYPISVDMPTTTSSPSEKLRMKDTLRGEVYTYNTYVPPAGNPSPPSKNYNFQVENPITANDVTSDDECETTVKRLKGLQSRIDRILVPACEVSSLSCS
- the LOC139988715 gene encoding uncharacterized protein isoform X1; the encoded protein is MYSGMIIWISTVAYLFCSLKSCYSLDCNGAKIVTYGEPCVKARRLPFQIQRPKSCSKEEKAPVSLNFKVVTDMYTQPRHIEYPISVDMPTTTSSPSEKLRMKDTLRGEVYTYNTYVPPAGNPSPPSKNYNFQVENPITANDVTSDDECETTVKRLKGLQSRIDRILVPACEVSSLSCS
- the LOC139988705 gene encoding uncharacterized protein, with amino-acid sequence MKNKCSRVFLSYVVLCTATFIAASENQTVITTAIRNRIRNPLSELLQDDLPIVLQSLQLYTTSAEKEIFNREDRGSRKIKNEVAEDDLKLTDNSKKLSKREVTDSLTWEFSKTKFEHSESSPQDPLESHSCETEAAGHGHRHKVGIIVHEYFCELNKFFHYVVDAGQSLKPESPLIHLLNITEDAILFTGLEDLPELIEIGVTRLEAILKHPEKLETLLNIIRKSFRIVTPILKSVIRLKDCTIKFVAHIQDLSNYFKLDYEYIAGILKEFENKVFTFINTALSFIHGCILNPIEETANLFTKAIVWLETTISYLIDYVQQKFYRHLSLLEEAIDILQALYNGYTASGFSKTLNILLQVLGLCKSPTTSEGSLPIAASSQMSQSSISGLLSNEKN
- the A4 gene encoding apolipophorin-III-like protein; amino-acid sequence: MKTILTIIFAIALVSEAKVAPSSTTNSQGSPEVQLTELINQAQTNINNLAKQIQEQWNIPDQETIVKTVKEQSTNFITNIQSYMKNITEEVKTKTPELERLWDGVKVKLNKVVEDINSGIPNAQQQVNELQTKFQEGVQTVLKESDKAAKSLGQHSGKIQEDLAKFTKQAVDIAVEATQNLNNQLQAAAAQKS